A part of Cervus elaphus chromosome 11, mCerEla1.1, whole genome shotgun sequence genomic DNA contains:
- the LOC122702675 gene encoding enhancer of rudimentary homolog, whose protein sequence is MSHTILLVQPTKRPEGRTYADYESVNKCMEGVCKMYEEHLKRMNPNSPSITYDISRLFDFIDNLADLSCLVYRADTQTYQPYNKDWIKEKIYVLLHQQAQQAGK, encoded by the coding sequence ATGTCTCACACCATCTTGCTGGTACAGCCTACCAAGAGGCCAGAAGGCAGAACTTACGCTGACTATGAATCTGTGAATAAGTGTATGGAAGGTGTTTGTAAAATGTATGAAGAACATCTGAAGAGAATGAATCCCAACAGCCCCTCTATCACATATGATATCAGTCGGTTGTTTGATTTTATTGATAACCTGGCAGACCTCAGCTGCCTTGTTTACCGAGCTGATACCCAGACATACCAGCCTTATAACAAAGATTGGATTAAAGAGAAGATCTACGTGCTCCTTCATCAACAGGCCCAACAGGCTGGGAAATAG